The Anabrus simplex isolate iqAnaSimp1 chromosome 1, ASM4041472v1, whole genome shotgun sequence genome window below encodes:
- the LOC136876102 gene encoding uncharacterized protein, producing MNVEMEDSRPPPPCWLDKDFIQRALRAGDGDSTITVTSYEIFMANAVGDGYASDMYRVIAKLDSSEERRVVIKCQPQGEKIKEFVKNSGIFKIETNMLTKTLPAMHKLLNEVRPGKYQPFYAECLYHGNDPVPFLVLEDLRQSGFTLARRQQGVDLAHCSLALRTLARFHASSLALLEQDPTAMECYSAIFSEDVAGMLASFFENSLQIFTEVVSKWQGFEKYACALSKLKGKVYNRVAELFTRKADNFNVLLHGDPWTNNMMFKYSGCVPEDIRLVDYQTCTYSCVALDVLYFLYACPSEEVRIQHMDSLIQKYHSTLLETLDLLNVTEHSISLEQLNSTLDEFMFYGLMASVCVMPIVLSDPEDGYDFTKALDDDISEQRYNTKIYKNTAYITAMKRLLPIFEEKGLLVV from the coding sequence ATGAATGTTGAGATGGAGGATTCCCGGCCCCCTCCGCCTTGCTGGCTGGACAAAGACTTTATACAGCGGGCTTTACGAGCTGGAGATGGAGACTCTACGATTACAGTCACATCTTATGAGATCTTCATGGCTAACGCTGTGGGAGACGGCTATGCTAGCGATATGTATCGGGTCATAGCAAAACTGGACAGCTCTGAGGAACGTCGCGTAGTCATAAAATGCCAACCTCAAGGAGAAAAAATTAAAGAGTTCGTTAAAAATTCTGGCATATTCAAAATAGAAACAAACATGCTGACGAAGACTCTTCCAGCAATGCACAAACTGCTGAATGAAGTACGACCAGGAAAATATCAACCATTTTATGCCGAATGCTTGTATCATGGAAACGATCCTGTTCCGTTCCTTGTGCTGGAAGACTTGCGGCAGTCAGGATTCACCCtggctagaagacagcaaggtgtgGATCTAGCCCACTGTTCTCTAGCGTTACGAACTCTTGCTCGTTTTCATGCATCATCTTTAGCACTCCTCGAGCAAGATCCCACAGCCATGGAATGTTACAGCGCTATATTTAGTGAAGACGTAGCAGGGATGTTGGCGTCATTCTTCGAGAACTCATTGCAAATATTTACAGAAGTGGTGTCAAAGTGGCAAGGGTTTGAAAAATATGCATGCGCATTAAGTAAGTTGAAGGGAAAAGTTTACAATCGTGTAGCAGAACTGTTCACAAGAAAGGCTGACAATTTCAACGTTTTACTCCATGGAGACCCATGGACTAACAACATGATGTTCAAATACAGTGGTTGTGTTCCTGAAGATATTAGATTAGTAGATTATCAGACATGTACTTACTCATGCGTGGCTCTGGATGTCCTGTACTTCCTGTACGCTTGTCCCAGCGAGGAAGTGCGTATCCAGCACATGGACAGCTTGATTCAAAAGTACCATAGCACGTTGCTCGAGACTTTAGACCTTCTTAATGTTACAGAGCACTCTATATCTCTTGAGCAACTCAACAGCACTCTCGATGAATTCATGTTTTATGGTCTAATGGCTTCAGTGTGCGTCATGCCGATTGTACTCTCAGACCCTGAAGATGGATACGATTTCACTAAGGCACTAGATGACGATATTAGCGAGCAGAGATATAACACAAAGATATATAAAAACACTGCTTACATTACAGCAATGAAGCGTCTGCTACCCATATTTGAAGAAAAGGGGTTACTGGTTGTATGA